The Quercus robur chromosome 3, dhQueRobu3.1, whole genome shotgun sequence DNA segment ATGCAAGGAACCAGGTTATCCAATTGCTCATGCAACAACACTGTCAATACTTAATAATTTGTTATCACGCTATTCCTGGGATGCAAAGGCAGTGCTGACCCTGGCGGCTTTTGCTTTGGACTATGGAGAATTCTGTCTGCTTGTGAAAATTCAGTCATCGGAGGAACTCGCCAAATCAGTAGGAACACTCAAGCGAGTACCTGTTCTCTTAAAAGGTGTAACAATGCAGAAGAACCAGCAAGCCTTTATTGATCTTAACAAAGTGGTTAAAACTACAATGAAAGTGATTAAATGCATCTTTGAGTTGGAGAAACTgtccaattttgattttgacaCAAAGGATGGATCCGAATTGGCAACAGTGCTGGGCCGTATCAAATTGGATGTTTATTGGGCTATTACAACCATTGTAGCAAGCACAACTCAGCGATCATCCTGCCTTATTTTCGATGAGTAAGTTCAAGTTCTAGTTCAAGCCCATGTATATTATATGGCATCCTCAAATCCTTACTTAGTAGTCTTAAAGAAAGTTTATCTCACATCTTGATAAAGTCAGTAGTTATTTTGTgatttaaaactcaaaacattATTTTGCAAGGTTTGTAtagaaaaatttattgttaatgTAATATACTTCTACTATTGATGTAGAAAAAATTACCGAATTTTTCACtcgatattttaaaaatgttaggACCACaactaaaatcacaacccatGTGACCAATTGTGAGTGGTGGAGTCCATAActccaccactcacaactcaCTTCACGAATAAGTTATGACAAAGTTGTGGCTATAGTAAACATTTGATAAAGGAAAATACTaaagttacaaattattttacaaacttttttacaaatagCTAAATAAGTTATTATTTGTAAGTCAAATagtgatgttagtggtggacTCAAATAAAAATCAGTAAAAATTTGCTACATCTatagtttttgtaaaaatattgtaaaaatgctGTAAATACATGATTGGTCCCAACCATATCACAAAAACACAAGCCAATTAAGGATGATATAGTCATATAGATACATGGTATATACTATATACCATCTTACAACTGTTAAAAAACCATGGTTCTGTTAATTTCCAGGGACAAGAAACAGGAACTAAACCCCTTTGCGGATAAACTGAACGTCATCCTCACCGAACTCGAGAAGCAGATAGTATTTTGCAAAGAACAAATAGGTTAGTACTTAGCGGTGGTTTCATTTATAATGATGCAAACTTCCTTGCTTGTGAGTTGTGATGCACTGCACATTAAATTAATTCATTGCCTTAAAAGATGGACTAGTATTATAatgatgaaagatcttggtttAATGCAGCGGAGACACAGGATTACGGGAAGCTCGTAAAACTTTTTCAAACCTCTATGGAGATCACGGAGGTACTTCATGAACTGATCGATCCAACAAACAGGATGCAGCCACTGATTGATGGTTCTACTAAAACACAGGTATGCTTTTCTAGTACATGCATCTTTTGTTCTTGTATAAGAGGATGAGATCACTCAATAATAGTTTGATTGccgtaatatatatatttctgcTCTAGAAGTGCGAGTgttgttgggaaaaaaaaaattatattgatctatcaattctattttaaataatgtgaCACTATATACATTATTAAatattagaaataaaatattaatcatTGCTTTCTCACTAGTTGTAAgcaaaatatatgtatatatatatataataacaggATTCTTCATTTGATTTTCAACATTTTGCGTCTATAATACccttatcttttagttaaaaatttttaaataaaaaacataaactagttaaaagagtaatttactatttttaaattttagaaattttcctttatcttaTTCATTCAACTTAAAACTTAAGACactatctctatctcatttttaaatattattccaCGTTGGCATGTTACCTTacctctttcttaaaaaaataataataaaatacaaatggttatttatatatggcttttaaacattataatattgaaccaaaaaaaaaaaaagtattatatatatatatatattcttttttgtgtATGGATAATTTTGTGGTTGGGAGGTAAAAGATTTGAATCTTAGATATCTcgttaaaaacattaaaaaatgtcaattgagttacaacatttttgacaaaatatatatttgagattatattatttgagttattCAAATAGACTTGTAtacttaataaatattaaaccCTATTTAGTACGATATATATggactatttatattataaataataatttgatttctTATAAACTCATTTACAAATTTACACTatccaattttaagtttatataagtatatttaattttaatacatgtatacatataaataaatattattatatatacccCAATTGAAACCTATACTCACGAACTTCTTTAGAAtcacattattatatatatttgacttTGGTTCGTTGATCATAGTCAAACATATACTTAAATTTGAGCTTCATTcttttactaattaatttttttttttacttgggtgGAACTCAATCTACTTATGAATAACTCATACCATTTAATTAAAGCCTTAATTTTATAACTTCGCCACAAAATTATGTGAGCTAAGGCGGGtacatgttttttaaaaaaaaatagtagacaACTAAGTTCTAGCTGATCAATGTGTGAATTGACACATAAGAATTTTCTTACCGAATCAGTGCTAAGACAAGTTTCTTGACATGCACCCATTAATGTATTGCACAAATTGCAGGTTGAAATTGATGTCCTGAAGGGGAAGAGTGTCTTCTTGTTCATTTCAGACCTAGAAATCTCCAATGATGACATTTCAATGCTTCAGAAAATTTTTGATAAAGCAGGGAAGGAGAAGGAGGAGCAATATAAGATTGTATGGATCCCATTTGTGGAGCAATTGAGGGAGGGCTTGGATAAGGAATTTGAGACAAAGCGGTCTTCAATGCCCTGGTACGTAGCGCGTTACTATTTACCAAAAGCAAGCTGTAGGTTCATCAAGAAGCAGTGGAACTTCAAGGTTAAGCCCTTACTTGTGGTGTTGAACCCtcaaggaaaaatggaatgcGAGAATGCCTTCCTAATCTTCAGTATCTACGGAGTTGAGGCCTTCCCTTTCACCAGCGCAAAAGTGAAAACTATGGAGACGGATTTCAGTTGGCTTTGGTCACCGATAATTAATGCTAATTCTGAGATTGAAAACTGGGTATAAGTCATTTCACAGATCTAATGCGTGCGcgaacacacacatatagaaaATGCTAAGCCTACTATAAAAAACTTTCAAACGGACATGATATTGAATATAAcaagataataataaatgaccatttgaattattttttatgattggtGGTAGCATCAATTTATAAGagtttgataaaatttatagtaaatcTAGTATCACTTATAGACATATATATCTCTTGCTCATTCAGATCAAAGAGAAGAAATACATCTTTTTGTATGGAGGCCAGGACAACGAGTGGATCCAAAAATTTCCTGAAAGGGTAAAGGTTCTTGCTGATCAAGACTTGATAAAGCAAAAAGGGATATCTATACAGTGGGTGTCCGTCTCTGAGAGCGAAGGAAATAAGGTCGACCTAGAGCGCTTCTGGACCAACATTGAGAGCCTGTTCATTTCCAAGGCTCAAGGGAAAACCCAGATAGACGTGGTGGCTCGAGAAATCCAGAAATTGCTTTCCTACAAGAATGAGAAAGAATGGGCTGTGCTCACCAAAGGGTCTAGCGTGGTATTGGTGAGTAGTGGCAAAGTTATTTTGAAGGTGGTGGAAGAGTTTGAACAATGGAAGATTAAGTTAAACGAGAAGGACTTCGAATTGGCTTTCAAAGATTACCATGACGAGGtttttaaggatgaaaaatacATCTGCCACCACATTAAAATTCCATACAACACTGGGAAAATACCAGAGACCTTGGAATGCTCCCATTGTCATCGCATCATGGACACGTATATCAGTTACAAGTGTTGCCACAACGATGGTGTTGCAGAGGCTGTACATTAAGTTGCTACCTTACTTCAACTTAGTATTGCTACTAAATTAAATAATGTGGTTATATTGGTAACCAAATGTGGTGAGGTGTGCTGTGgctattaaatattttatgttttattatgATGTGTGATCTAATGCCACTAGAAAAAGGCATGTGTGTTATATTTCCTACTTAAAGAAGCCCCTAGGATAGGGCAGAGTGTATGTTTTATTGGTTGTGTTATTCCTTTCTCTTGGTTTATAAAAGGAAATCTGTGTAATCATATTCATATTGGTATTGATATATGTTTCGTCACTAAGTGTCCGTTTGGAAACCGTTTATTTAGTTGAATTTGAAAACTTTTTCTTGAAAGTGtagaaaataagttaaaaaataaactaaataatacaatgagacctatgaatagtatcaaaagtCTAGTGGGActatgaatagtagtaaaaataagctaaaagtgTAGATAAGTTGAATTTTTCAGCTCATCCCAAACGAATGCTAAGTGTCTATTTGGTTTGTGTTTGCATTAGATGTGTCGGCgtttttgactctttttttttttttttttaattttttattattattaaggacTAGCAcctcttgcactgttcatgagacatGAACAGTACAAACAGGCAAATGAACAGTATTTTTTGTGTGAACAGtaatcagaatttttttttttattgttttcaattttcagcaaaataagtggtatccaaatgCATACTAAGTGTCCGTATGGGACAAGCTGAAAATTTCAACTTATTTGCAATTTCAGCTTTTTtgggtactatttatgagtcccattacactttttgactaacttttacctttatttacattattttcagcaaaaaatgttttagtttcaactaaataaattgttccCAAACGGACACTAAGTCTCatcatttttcacaattttttgttacaattttgaTGTGACAGATTATgatcaattatttttcttcattgttcAAATTTTGTCACATCACAGTTGtggcaaaaaacaaaaatgtaataGCTCGTGGTAGTAGATTTTTCTTCCCCTGGTGAATAATTTCTTCCCTTTCGGCAGATGgcaatataaaaattcaaaattaggGATCGATTAATTGACCTCATTCTCAAAGGGTACTCTTTGACTTGAAGTGAAGCCAAGAAAGCCCAACAGGCTTTTAATTTTACCTCTAATATCCAGGCTATTCCGACTTCTTTTAGTTCTTAACAAGCCCACTAGATATCCAGGTTAGCAAACTTGGAAAGTTGAACCTTCCGATTAGAACTGTGGGGCCTTACCCTTATGAAAACTCTTTCACCCCTATGAAATCTCTTCCACCTGTTTACATAGGTTGGCCTTTATACAATGTGACCATTCTTGTGATGGTGTTTTCtcctagacatggcaaaacgggcgggtcgggttcgggttagggttagggttagatCAATCGGGTTTGTGGGTCAAATGGGTCGCGGGTCAAAACAGGTCATTTTTAAACAGGTAAATCGGGTCGCGGGTTGAGTCGGGTtgagttgacccgtatttttcaaacaagttttttttttttttttttggaaatagatgcAATCTGTCAATTGTTTATGAGTTCCTTAACTGTGATTAGATTCTCACTAGTGATATTGTTACTAATTACCACTAAATACTTGACTTGATATccaaatttggtgcaactcTTGTTTCAGCTTTCTAGAAGTTAATCTTGGTATAATCTTTAATCTGTTTAAAGTAGGAAGAAAAAATGAAGGTGGGAAGTAAAGAATGACAAACTATAATGtagtacataacatattaagtaaagaagaataagtaaatattttataagaattacacATCAATCTCAATCTATTCAATGTTGGTAGAtgtggcaaaacgggcgggtcgggtcaatTGGGTCGCGAGTcaaaacgggtcacgggtcaaaacaagtcatttttaaatgggtcaatcgggttgcgggttaaacgggtcgggtcagaaaattctgacccttTTTACCATGTCTACTTTCTCCACTCATATTTATGGTAGAGCTTACAataaatgtgagagaaaaaatcACAATTTCTCCATACTTGAGAAGTACCTAAAAATTTTCCCCATTTatgcttattttatttgtagtttTATGGATTTAAAGAGTAACAGACATTCTTATTTGAAAACAAGCAAATTTGAATGCAAATATTGTGATTGATATAGTGACTAatggcttttttatttatttaaaaatatgcatattattaattgtttgataattttatatacattataaattgcaaattacacccctaaagtttaggggtgatgggattttacaccctaaagtttcaaaatttagattttgccTCCTGAATtttggggtgtttggattttacacacTGACGTttcaaaacttgaattttaccTCTTAAAGTTTAGGGTTTTTTGGATCTTACACccccaaattctaaaactttaaggtgtaaaatccaaccACTCCAAAACTTTAgggaataaaattcaaacacttctaaaatataggagtaaaatccaaattcggAAACGtcaggatgtaaaatccaaacatcaccaaattttagggggtaaaattcaaattttgaaacattaggatataaaatccaatcacccctaaactttagggatgcaatttgcaatttaccctattAGTTATTACTTTAGTATTGTGAAATTGATTgtacttgcttttttttttttttttttaataatttatacaCATGAGATATAAATAATCTTAATGTTGGCGaggtaaaaaatattaaaataactcttttggaaaaataatttttccccATTTTGGCAGATGGTAGTATAGAAAGCCAAAAAATTAGGGATTAATATTCTCGAAGGGTAGTCTTTGATCTTTATTGAAGACATGTAGGCGCAATCAGctggaaaattcttaggtacttcTGGAGTACGGAAAAATGGTGCTCTCtcttctcacattcatggtggacctcactatgaatttaataagtAGACCCCACCATGAATATGAGAGGAGGGAGCACAATTTTCCGTACTCCAGGAGTAGCTAAGAATTATTCCAATTGGCTTTCATTGACTGGGGATAAAAGGCCTATCATTTTTGATATCCAGGCTATTCTAGAGTCTCTGAGTTCCTAGTCAGCCCACTATCTATTATGAGACTTTACAAAAATGGcgctaataaattaataaatttcttaaatacCGGGGTGTTACATCCTccctttcttaaaaaatttcttccattgtataaaaaaaaaaaaattattccacAAAATTGTATGCACAGTAAGAGTTTTACCTTGTGACATCTGTTCCTGATGATAACTTCTTATCATTAAACCAAGACACCTATCGGTTTTTGCTGTAAGCGGGGATTGAACcacagatctcttattcaatcatcagaaattttaccagttgagctaattagaacCCAAAACATGAGTAAGTTTTATTCAACTTAAATAcgtgatttaaaaataaaaaataacaaggtaaattataaattatacccctaaaatttgggggtgtttggattttatatcttgaagtttcagaatttggaatTTACCCCCTGAAGTTTgggagtatttggattttatatcctgatgttttagaatttggattttaccttttaaagtttgagagtatttggattttacacccctaAATTCTAAaggtttagggtgtaaaatccaaacacccacAAACTTTAaagagtaaaatccaaacacccctaaaatttagggggtaaaatccaaattccgAAACGTTAggatataaaatctaaacacttcCAAACTTTAGGGGATAAAATCTAAATATCCAAAAACTTTagaggtgtaatttgcaatttacccaaaaaaaaaaagttttatttagaTCTTAATTTGGGTGGAGTGAAGGTGCATATGGATATTTTGAAATGTAGGTAAGAATAGAGGCGGTAAACATAGGGTCTGATAGGGACGGAGCCAAAACTTGGAGTTATGAGGGTGACTGTGCTGCTAGCTGTGTACGGTGACTCTAGCCTCCGGCTTTGTTGCTACTTCGCTATTTAAGGtttcatttttatgaaaaaaaaaaaatttaaagggtTGAGTTGTTTGTTATGGGTAAAATTGGTTTATTGAAGttgtatagatttttttttttaatggtctttaaaaggaggaaaatgttagtgttacaaactttttttttatttttttttatacaaattgctgatgtgataagtgattattgataagtaaaaagtaATGTAAGTAGTGGGCCAAATGGGAACTAATAAGATATTGttacatcaatagtttgtaaaaatattgtagaacaATTTGTAACTATAGCActacttttaaaagaatcaatcaTATTATTAAgggggcaaagtgtaatttcataaaacaaaattggtaaaattATTACCTATGTATAtactaatatataaatatatatatatatatatatatattttttttttcttttaaatttggggggtgggggtggtggATTTTCCCTAAGTCAAAGTGTGGCTCTATCCATGGGGTTTGATATTGGAATTGCTTAATAGTCATTTAACCAAAAGTTCAAATGAGTTTGAGCTACGAGAATATGGCCAAAACATGCAAATTCAAGTTAAATTCAAATCAGGGATAAATTCAATTTATGAAGCTTCTATAAAATGATATGATGATGCATAAAATCATTAGCGAGTTGATCGGTCACATGCGCGCCAATTAGGgtacctaaaaaagaaaaaaacctatAGAGAGCACCATTAGGGTGCCGGCCAAAGACCTttcgaaggttaagttagtAATAAAAGAATCTCCAATAACTCAAAAGTATAAAAATTAGGAAATTTCATCTACCTTAAGGGAGAGAGGGTCTGGTGCTTATATAATTGTATAGGATTGACTAAGATCCTTTGACTGCGGGAACTTTCCTTTTGGAGAAGATTTGGAGTTAAGACCTTGGGATTTCAAAGTTTCTCTTTCCATATGGGGAGGATCTAAAACGTGTAGTAGGGTTTTCGTGGTGCGCAAGTTATTTCCATATAGGGATGCATAAGTGGGGAATATATAAGAGTTTGTGGGACCCAATGTACTCAACCGTTGGTATGCATAACAAAACATCTGGTTCATACTCAATCGTCCGTATAGCTCACGTAGATCCTTCACTTCTCAAGTCGTGCCACACTTGCCAACCATTTGTTGGTTTCCAAGTGCATGCCATCTGTTGGGACCAAACGCATGGTATTTGATGGGTCTTTTGTGAAGCTGACGATTGTTTCGAGATGATGGTTTTGTCGGGTATTCATGGAGGCGGGGTGAGATGTCTATCTTGACAGGTCGATGAGTTAGGAAATATTTATGCAGATAATACACCTATCATAATCGTTTAATTAATTGGACATGGTCAATTGATTGTGGCCTATATACAACAAGGGTGGTACGATAGAAAttcattactttttattattatactaTAATACTAATCGATTTTTTATATAGgtagaatttgaatttcaaagCTTTATCCATTATTAGTCGCTAACCTGTGCATCGACTATTGTGTATGTAAATGTTAacaattctttgtttcttcCTCTTTGATTGTACATTAGGATTCTAGTCTCAGAATTTTCTATCATTgatatgaaacattaaattacataatgaaaaatataaatcaaacttaaattaaaattaaaattaagattcCAATCCTTAACATCctcaattataaatatatgaaacaCAGATTTAAAGAACtacttaattaatatttaaaataaattaaaagacaaCTTTAAAGTATTCTTTATATCTTCCTCCTTTGTTGCTTTGTAGTAGTCACTAAATAACTCCTTTTGTTGTGCAATTAATCTGAGTTGAATTGTCTCTGTGTTTTTCTAACATCTAATTTTGATTGTCAAtgtgtttttccttttggttattTTGATAGTGTGCTTTTGCTGTTACGTGGACAACATTGTAGTgttggaaaggaaaagaaaccaTGGTGGCGAAAATTGTATGctctcttcttgttttcttGTTATGCAATTTTGTATATGGATTTTTATCATTAGCTTAGAGCAATTACATCAGTTTGGGCATAATTgtgcaaaatgaaaaaaactaacTACTTTTACACAATCTgagcaaaaaaacacccacaccAGCTTGTGCAtaattgtgcatttatgcacaattgtGCATGGTTATTGTAACATgtgcatttattattttattaatttttgttcgcacctttttttttctctctttttcgtgCACAACCAACGAACTCAGTTTTCCtctcctcatcttctttttcctcagatgcacacaaacaaacaaacaaacaaacacacccacacccacacccacacacaaacacatcaacacagagatacacaaacacacccacacacaaacaaacccgCATGGACAAACCAACAGAGAGACAgatcggagctcgtgggtctTGATCGGTGCTTGACTGGAGCTCGTGGGTCTTGATCGGTGCTTGTGGAACgatcggagctcgtgggtctTTTGCTTGAACGAAGCTTGACCGAGATGGGTCTTGCCAGATCGGAGCTAGGGAGATCTGACCGAGAGGGAGATTTGTGTTGGTATAGAGATGGGTAGAGAGATGGGACTTGCTGGAGATCGGTGCTTGTTTGGAGATTGGGTCTTGTTTGAGGAGTGAAGCTATCTATGGAGATCTGACCGGGTATAGAGATTTGACCCGATATAGAGATGGATGGAGATCTAACCGGGTAGAGAGATGGATGGAGATGGGTACAGAGAGAGAGCAACAAATCAGAAAATgggtagagaaagagagagggcgCACGTATATAAAGTGGTAgttgagagaaataataaaaaaaattgagaagaattaatatttattgaaatatcttgtaaaatagataaactgatgtgaatgttttgtaaaaatgatagtgtaaaatagaaaaaggtaggttttaagtgtaaaatagacggaatTTTATGCACAAGCTGATGTAATTGCTCTTACgagtaatatttttaaaaattgtgttGTCAGGTCCTAACTCATGTTATTAttccccctccaaaaaaaaaaaaattaataaaataaaaaactcatgctattattattattattattattattattattattattatttccatAGGTTGGCCTTTATACGATGTGAACATTCTTGCGATTGTGACGATGTAAATTCGTGTTTCATACCCCCACTCGCCCAGCTGaaggaaaaaaacaagaaatatatgATTTGTAGTTTTTGTCACAGTCCTATTAAATTCGTTTGAAAACACACAGTTTatgcttattttatttgtagtttGATGAACTTAATGAGGAATGAACATTTTTATTTGGCACTGCCCAGCAAATatcttataattaaataaattatttatctaAAAGCTTATTATAAGGTGGACTACAATTTTCAATATTATATCATGGCTAACTATATACTAACCCATTAATTTAAGGGTAAATTATATAGTTGGTCCTTTTCCTTTACACCAAATATTAATTTAGtctcttcaaaaaaagaaaaaaaaaaaaatcaatttagtcACTAACATTTTCAGTGACatgttaattttgtttctattgTTATTCATGTGATAGAAAAATCTGATATGTCAAATGGAATAatagaaaatgatattttttttttttcatactacACCAACTACCAACTGTACAAccacatcaaattataaaaaaaaaaaaaaaaaaaaaaaaaaaaaaaaaaaaaaaaaaacccacaaacttTCTGTTAGCATGTGAGTTCTAGTAcgtttggaaaaaaattctaaaatccctaactttcttaaaataaatctcTTCTATTACTTTGTTTGCCTCCCTCCGTTTGCAAAGGATCAATGGGGCTCTGTTCACGTAAATATATTATTCCTAAGAACATCATAAACATATTGCTGCAAAGAGAATTTGccaaattgaatttaattagggtacgtttgtttggaggtgaaatagggtgaatgaaatttttttgagagaaaatgagcaggaaaacttttttggagtgtgtttggttggatggggaggaaagaaaataaataatagggcCCGGGTGTTTTCTTTCGGACCCAccagaaagtttttttttctaaaatgggaaaaaaactGAAGGAAATAAATGGAGTTGCTTAATGGACAAAAGTGCCCATTAAGCAGCCTCAAAAAATTTTTTCCGCGCTTTCTTGGGCATATtgcctcttccttttttttttcttggacgttgccatcttcttcttcttattttattttttttgatttccTGAGCTATGGGTGTgatagttgttttgttttttgttttttgtttttttgttttttttttgggacatgattttttttttaataaattgggtaattttttttttcttttggttgtttgtcacttttttgttttagtttaccatcattttttaacaaaggtatatgagtaaatttatataaactcactTTTTCCATCCTGTCACTTTTCCACTCTCAAGtcccaaccaaataaaaatgagagaaattaaaatattttctattcttcTACTTTTCCACCCTTCCAACCAAGCAAACCCTTAGTCTATCCAAGTAATAGGGTTGTATATAACAAGATGTCTAGTATTCCCGTCCGACTCAACTTGATTCGCAAAACCACAACAATACAAAGATCTGTAATTGGGTGGGGGTAGAAGACTCGCATATGTTTAATGTCCACTACCTAAAAATATGGGCTCATAATAATTAGTGGATTGTGGTAACTCCCTATTTCACATCtgcaaatagagagagaaagttacAGATTTTAGACTTTTCCCTAAACTTGAACTCACGTATGAATATGATTAgaaaatttgagttttgtttttattttattttattttttataaatctgACGTGGCAATACAGTTGGTAGTTGATGTGGCatagaaaatcattttttattattccgtTTGGCACATCAGATTTTTCATCCAAGGGATAATGGCATTGATAAATTGACACGacattaaaaatgataaaaaccaaattgatacaattgaaAGGATATAGACCAAATTGATACTTGGTGTAAAGCACTGGCGGAGCTAGGATTCTAGTTTAAGGGGggcaaaatgaaaataaagagttgaaggcaaaatcaatttcaatttttttatttagtataattaaaaaaatacttaactaattaatcaaataatttgattagcatataaaatataatgtaagtgttaagttgtttcttttttttcctcgtGCATagcattagattttttttttttttcaatagattGTATggcgtttttatttttaaatcataaaagtattgatgtttattaattatatgCTATATTGTGTTTATCGTAAA contains these protein-coding regions:
- the LOC126717559 gene encoding protein SIEVE ELEMENT OCCLUSION B-like — encoded protein: MAISSYQFTLSENEILRQICPTHFHINEKLDVESLFIMAEKILNRSTLVVDNFLQQKQGTQATIEHLEEKTPKASFSPPLCLLKKISFEMQCKEPGYPIAHATTLSILNNLLSRYSWDAKAVLTLAAFALDYGEFCLLVKIQSSEELAKSVGTLKRVPVLLKGVTMQKNQQAFIDLNKVVKTTMKVIKCIFELEKLSNFDFDTKDGSELATVLGRIKLDVYWAITTIVASTTQRSSCLIFDEDKKQELNPFADKLNVILTELEKQIVFCKEQIAETQDYGKLVKLFQTSMEITEVLHELIDPTNRMQPLIDGSTKTQVEIDVLKGKSVFLFISDLEISNDDISMLQKIFDKAGKEKEEQYKIVWIPFVEQLREGLDKEFETKRSSMPWYVARYYLPKASCRFIKKQWNFKVKPLLVVLNPQGKMECENAFLIFSIYGVEAFPFTSAKVKTMETDFSWLWSPIINANSEIENWIKEKKYIFLYGGQDNEWIQKFPERVKVLADQDLIKQKGISIQWVSVSESEGNKVDLERFWTNIESLFISKAQGKTQIDVVAREIQKLLSYKNEKEWAVLTKGSSVVLVSSGKVILKVVEEFEQWKIKLNEKDFELAFKDYHDEVFKDEKYICHHIKIPYNTGKIPETLECSHCHRIMDTYISYKCCHNDGVAEAVH